One region of Molothrus aeneus isolate 106 chromosome 1, BPBGC_Maene_1.0, whole genome shotgun sequence genomic DNA includes:
- the SDCBP gene encoding syntenin-1 has product MSLYPSLEDLKVDKVIQAQTAFSSNPANPAILSEASAPIPCDGGLYPRLYPELSQYMGLSLNEEEVQRNLAVAAAAQPQGQLVTRPSTNYMVAPVTGNDIGIRRAEIKQGIREAILCKDQDGKIGLRLKSVDNGIFVQLVQANSPASLAGLRFGDQVLQINGENCAGWSSDKAHKVLKQASAERISMIIRDRPFERIITMHKDSTGHVGFIFKNGKITSIVKDSSAARNGLLTEHNICEINGQNVIGLKDSQVADILATAGNVVTITVMPSSIYDYIIKRMATSIMKSLMDHSVPEV; this is encoded by the exons ATGTCTCTCTATCCTTCCCTAGAAGATCTGAAGGTGGACAAAGTTATTCAG gCTCAGACTGCCTTTTCTTCAAATCCAGCTAATCCAGCAATCTTGTCTGAAGCTTCTGCTCCAATTCCTTGTGATGGAG GCTTGTACCCCAGATTGTATCCAGAACTTTCTCAGTATATGGGCCTGAGCCTCAATGAGGAAGAGGTGCAGAGAAACttagcagtggcagcagctgctcagccacaGGGT cAACTGGTAACACGACCTTCTACTAATTACATGGTAGCTCCGGTGACTGGAAATGATATTGGAATTCGCAGAGCAGAAATTAAGCAAGGCATCCGTGAAGCAATTTTGTGTAAAGATCAAGATGGCAAAATTGGACTTCGCCTTAAGTCTGTTGATAAT GGTATATTTGTCCAGTTAGTTCAGGCAAACTCTCCAGCATCCCTTGCTGGTCTGCGGTTTGGGGACCAAGTCCTGCAGATCAATGGCGAAAACTGCGCAGGATGGAGTTCTGATAAAGCACACAAAGTTCTGAAACAGGCTTCTGCAGAAAGGATTTCAATGATCATTCGGGACAG aCCTTTTGAACGAATTATTACCATGCATAAGGACAGCACAGGACACGTTGGTTTCATATTCAAGAATGGAAAAATAACCTCAATAGTGAAAGACAGTTCtgctgcaagaaatggacttcTGACAGAGCACAACATCTGTGAAATTAATGGCCAGAATGTAATTGGGTTGAAG GACTCGCAGGTTGCAGACATCTTGGCAACAGCTGGGAACGTAGTGACCATCACTGTCATGCCTTCTAGTATTTATGACTATATAATAAAGAG